From the Phyllopteryx taeniolatus isolate TA_2022b chromosome 16, UOR_Ptae_1.2, whole genome shotgun sequence genome, one window contains:
- the tufm gene encoding elongation factor Tu, mitochondrial yields MAALLGLRACVSALQLSSPSLVQSSFKLCAVPLSRRTFAAEAKKIYSRDKPHVNVGTIGHVDHGKTTLTAAITKVLADAGGANFKKYEDIDNAPEEKARGITINASHVEYTTANRHYAHTDCPGHADYVKNMITGTAQMDGCILVVAATDGQMPQTREHLLLARQIGVEHVVVFINKADAVEDKEMLELVEIEIRELLTEFGYDGNNTPVVIGSALCALEGREPELGISAVIKLLEIVDSYVPLPKRELEKAFLLPVEGVYSIPGRGTVVTGTMERGIIKKGDDCEFVGHNRSFKSVVTGIEMFHKSLERAEAGDNLGALVRGLKREDVKRGMVMCKPGSIKPHQKVNAQVYVLSKEEGGRHKPFVTNFMPVVFSLTWDMACRVTLPSGKEMVMPGEDTSLTLTLRQPMVLEKGQRFTLRDGNRTIGTGLVTDILTMTDEDQWVS; encoded by the exons ATGGCAGCGCTATTAGGACTCCGTGCTTGCGTCTCCG CTCTTCAACTGTCCTCACCGAGCCTTGTGCAGAGCTCATTTAAACTA TGTGCTGTGCCTCTGAGTCGGCGGACCTTCGCTGCAGAGGCTAAGAAGATTTACAGCAGAGACAAGCCCCACGTCAACGTTGGAACCATTGGACATGTCGATCATGGCAAGACCACCCTAACTGCAGCCATAACAAAGG TACTTGCCGATGCCGGTGGTGCCAACTTTAAAAAGTATGAGGATATTGACAACGCCCCTGAGGAAAAGGCCCGAGGAATCACCATCAACGCCTCTCATGTTGAATATACCACAGCCAACAGACATTACGCTCACACAGACTGCCCCGGTCATGCTGACTATGTCAAG AACATGATTACAGGCACTGCTCAGATGGACGGCTGCATCCTGGTGGTGGCGGCCACTGACGGCCAGATGCCCCAAACACGTGAGCACCTGCTGCTGGCGAGGCAGATCGGGGTCGAGCACGTGGTGGTGTTCATCAACAAGGCGGACGCGGTGGAGGACAAGGAGATGCTTGAGCTGGTGGAGATCGAGATTCGTGAGCTTCTTACAGAGTTCGGCTACGACGGCAACAACACGCCTGTAGTGATAGGCTCTGCCCTCTGTGCTCTGGAG GGTCGTGAGCCAGAGCTTGGAATCAGTGCAGTCATTAAACTGCTGGAGATTGTGGATTCGTATGTTCCATTGCCCAAAAGAGAACTGGAAAAGGCGTTCCTTCTGCCTGTCGAAGGTGTTTATTCTATCCCAG GCAGGGGGACGGTAGTGACCGGCACCATGGAGAGGGGCATTATTAAGAAAGGGGACGACTGTGAGTTTGTGGGTCACAATCGCAGCTTCAAATCTGTGGTTACAG GCATCGAGATGTTCCATAAATCTCTGGAACGGGCCGAGGCTGGAGACAACCTGGGTGCTCTTGTCCGAGGCCTGAAGAGGGAGGACGTGAAAAGAGGGATGGTGATGTGTAAGCCGGGATCGATCAAGCCTCACCAGAAAGTCAACGCTCAG GTGTATGTTCTAAGTAAAGAGGAGGGAGGACGACACAAGCCGTTTGTCACCAACTTCATGCCGGTGGTGTTCTCCTTAACGTGGGACATGGCCTGCAGAGTCACTCTGCCTTCTGGCAAG GAAATGGTGATGCCGGGGGAGGACACCTCCTTGACCCTCACGCTCCGACAACCAATGGTCCTGGAGAAAGGTCAAAGGTTCACTCTTAGAGACGGCAACAGAACTATCGGCACTGGCCTGGTGACGGACATCCTGACAATGACAGACGAAGACCAGTGGGTCTCATAA